CCCTTCGCGCCCAGCCTCTTCGCAATCTGCGAAGAATGCCCAGCCAGCCCCAGTGTTGCGTCTACATAAACGCCGCCGGGCCGCACATTCAAATACTCCAAAGCTTCATCTAAAAGAACCGGCACATGCTGCTGTTTCCGCACCACGCGCTCTCCCTGGGGAGCCTCATCCATCTGCTGCCTACAATCCAAACTCTGACAACGCCATCTGATCCGCTTCCGTCATCGGGGCCGCTTCCATCTCAGCCTTGAACGAATCGTGGTTCACCACTTCAAGGAACGTCTGTACGCCGAACACAACTACCTCGCCCGTCACCTTCGCCGTCTCCCGCAGCAACTGCGGAATCAGCACCCGGCCCTGCGCGTCCATCTCTGCCATCTGTCCGTAGTAGTTCGTCACGTCCAGAAACTTCTTCTTTGCCGGGTTCATGGAAGGGATCGCGGCCAGCTTCTCCTCGATCTTTTCCCACTCCTTCAGCGGATAGATCTCAGCCCGCTTCCCATCCTTGCTGGTGATATAGAACTGCGGTCCATACAGCTCATCCACACGGCGCTTGAACTCGGCAGGCAGTTTTAATCTGCCTTTCTCGTCAACGCGTGTTGGGTGATTTCCGCGAAACATATCAACCTCGATACCGGCCCTGCTCAAATCTCTTCTCGAAGCAGCTCAGCAGAGTAGAATTTCTTCAGATCGTGCTCAAGTTCAACCCGTTTGGACCACTTTCTACCACTCCGCTCCACCATCCTTACCCAGTGACTACGTGCTGTAAAGCACTAAATTGCGCAAAATACTGCATTTCCCACAATGGGATGTGGAAAACTCAGCCATTTGTGGTTATTGAGAAATAAACCACTATATGTAGTGTTGGTTTGGCTGGTTCATACCTCGAACGACACTTGCAGACCCAAAATTCATCTGCTAAGGCGAATCAAAAGCGAAGAAACCACTAAACTCAGCTTTTATAGGTTACACGATGAGAACCGTAACCGGTAAAAACAATATTCTCCGGTTACATCTCCATCTTTGAAGCTTCAGGCTTCTTTCGCCGTAGCAGCCACACCAGGTAAGCGAGCACGGCCAGATTGATCAACAGCAGGCTCAACCGAAACCAGTTTGGCCGCCGTGCCAGTTCATACAGCTCCCAAGGGAGAAACGAGATAGTAAGGATCAGCGTGAGATATTCCGCCCACACCTTCTCCAATACAAGCCCCACGCCTTCCGTCAGTGCCACCGCGGAATAAGCGAATGTTCCCAAGCTGATCAGCTTGAGCCGATGCACATCAATCAGATCAACCTTGTTCAGCAATAGGGAGACAAACCGGCTCTCCGGATCGAACTTCAGCGCCACGGCTACGCGCATCACCACATCGCCAAGGTCTTTGTGCAGCAGATGAATCGCGCCCATGCCGATACAGAAAAAAAAGATCGACTTTCCCAGCTTGAACAACCCGATCAGCAACAACCCGCGATCATGCGCCTTGTGCTGCGTATGTCTTGGCACCGTCACCAGGTTTCGTTGCGCGGATTCGCTCTGCGTCGCCATGTGATTTCAAGTTGACGGGGATACACCACAATTGTCAACGCGCCAGCTTTTTGCTCTTTCCCGAAATTTCCGCAATCCACTCCACGTCTGCCGACGTAGATGAAAGTGAGCGCTCTGAACAAAAGACAAGATTCAGGAATTCAAAAGGATAAAGGACACCATCTATGAAGAAGACCATTCTCGCCGTTATGGCCGCAGCAGCTTTGGCTATGACCTCTTTCAGCGCATCGGCTCAGATGAAGGACCCAGATGTCGGCGGCGCTGCCATGTCTCCACAGAAGACCATCGTAGAGAACGCCCTCAACTCGCCGATTCACACCACGCTCGTCGCTGCCGTCAAGGCTGCAGGTCTGGTGGATACGCTCAACGGCCCCGGGCCCTTCACCGTCTTCGCGCCTACCAATGAAGCCTTCGACAAGCTGCCTGCGGGAACGGTCGACACCCTCGTTAAGCCGGAGAACAAGGCCACCCTCACCAAGATCCTCACCTATCACGTCGTTCCGGGCCGCGTCAGCTCAAAGCAACTGATGAAGATGATCAAAAAGGGCAATGGCAAGGCCACGCTAAAGACCGTGCAGGGTGAAGACATTACCGCCACCATGTCCGACGGCAAGATCATGCTCACCGATGCCAAGGGCGGCATGGCTACTGTCACTACAGCCGATGTCTTCCAGTCCAACGGCGTCATTCATGTCATCGACACCGTTCTTATGCCCAACTAATGACGCATGACAAACGCAGTACGTCCAACTGTAATTCCGGGGTGCCCCGAACGGGCACCTCGCTTTTTGCATCCACTACACTAGCGAGCAACGCATGGCTGCAATGCACACCTTTCACTCCCGGCAATGGCTCGCTCTTCCCACAGAGCTTGTCTTTGCCTTCTTTGCTAACCCGGCCAACCTTCCTCTTCTTATGCCGGATTGGCAGCAGGCTCGCATCGAAGAAGCTTCCATCGTCGCTCCGCCCATTTCGCCGCACGCTATCTCCACGCCGGTAGCTGGCGCGGGCACGCGGCTTACCTTGAGCTTCCGCCCCTTCCCTTTCTCACCTGTTCGACTGCAATGGCAAGCTGAGATCGATTCTTTCGTCTGGAACTCTCACTTCTCCGATAAGCAACTTCGTGGCCCCTTCGACTACTGGCATCACACTCACAAGGTCACACACGAGACTCGCAACAGCGAAGACGGAACGCTGCTCGAAGACGAGATTCAATACCGGCTTCCCTTTGGAAGATTCGGCAACCTGGCCTCTCCACTGATTGCCATGCAGCTCCGCCAAACCTT
This region of Edaphobacter dinghuensis genomic DNA includes:
- a CDS encoding division/cell wall cluster transcriptional repressor MraZ, with translation MFRGNHPTRVDEKGRLKLPAEFKRRVDELYGPQFYITSKDGKRAEIYPLKEWEKIEEKLAAIPSMNPAKKKFLDVTNYYGQMAEMDAQGRVLIPQLLRETAKVTGEVVVFGVQTFLEVVNHDSFKAEMEAAPMTEADQMALSEFGL
- a CDS encoding DUF2127 domain-containing protein produces the protein MATQSESAQRNLVTVPRHTQHKAHDRGLLLIGLFKLGKSIFFFCIGMGAIHLLHKDLGDVVMRVAVALKFDPESRFVSLLLNKVDLIDVHRLKLISLGTFAYSAVALTEGVGLVLEKVWAEYLTLILTISFLPWELYELARRPNWFRLSLLLINLAVLAYLVWLLRRKKPEASKMEM
- a CDS encoding fasciclin domain-containing protein, which produces MKKTILAVMAAAALAMTSFSASAQMKDPDVGGAAMSPQKTIVENALNSPIHTTLVAAVKAAGLVDTLNGPGPFTVFAPTNEAFDKLPAGTVDTLVKPENKATLTKILTYHVVPGRVSSKQLMKMIKKGNGKATLKTVQGEDITATMSDGKIMLTDAKGGMATVTTADVFQSNGVIHVIDTVLMPN
- a CDS encoding SRPBCC family protein — encoded protein: MAAMHTFHSRQWLALPTELVFAFFANPANLPLLMPDWQQARIEEASIVAPPISPHAISTPVAGAGTRLTLSFRPFPFSPVRLQWQAEIDSFVWNSHFSDKQLRGPFDYWHHTHKVTHETRNSEDGTLLEDEIQYRLPFGRFGNLASPLIAMQLRQTFDYRHRRTLELLA